Genomic DNA from Nicotiana tabacum cultivar K326 chromosome 21, ASM71507v2, whole genome shotgun sequence:
caagatacccactctgaagagatcTTCTGCGAAtataaagccattaccttcaacttcctgatactgatatgtagaatccataaatgatatagaaataccacgatTCTTGACAACCCCCAATGCAAACCTCaatttctagccaaatatacaacctGAAAATCTCCAGTTAGTACAtataaaatcttgaacccattagacccattctcgagagtcatccactctattCAAACCTCACCTAGATTGATCAATCGAACCGGACGACCTAtgctccattagcactccaaTACCGCAgaaagtaaccccaccttaatgcatCCAAATAAATTCCTACTTCATGTACATTACATCCGTCActaataacaactcaagtcattctaTAAATTCTTATATGCCCATAAAGCATCACACAACCCttatccaaaatttcctttattcaggtcatcctcgatctcaacctctataagccataactgattcaccagtatgccCCAAACTAGAACCatcatagcacataaccgtgcaatcaactgatcaattgaagactcccccacttggctcaaagccatagatcaaaacacctcataactcataatgcatatactctattactgccataataccatagcgAGACTAAACAaagtccttcataagctcgtgcaacacagacCCTCTAGAACTTCAAATCATTTGCAAACCTCGCGTTCACCCTTGTAACGGTCAAGACAACTTTTCTACGCGATCAAACTCAAACTGCAGCACGTATAATTTCACTGATAAAAGAGGGCTCACAACAACATCATAGGGACCACgtaacttcagaacactccgcaaaagataatccacttgcttagcctcaaactcgCATCTCTCTATATTCCTTCATAATCATAACTATTACCTGGTCACTTacccttcctgagtctgaactcatatcacgacatgaaatTTACTCCATTTCCCAACTAGACAACACGAAAAAGATCCTTCATCATGCCCATAACTTGGGCTATACATCAATGCacaatgaaaatcaagcaccggaCAGTTTTTACTACCCCCAATCAGACCCTTCTCGCCTCATTCAAATCATACGAACACATCTCGTAGTCACATTACACCTCATCACATAACTATCCAGTCACCacttcccttaatagggacactatcaaaCATATAAATCCAGAAGCACGCGCTCACAAAATTAACAGCTCAGGACTCAAGCTACCGGCAAGGCCCTACCTCGAGTCCTCCAaactagcccaacatcaacacacaaaaatcatatctcgccccttgatcagggaatcacaagccatcgatgcacatctgatactgggtgctcatgcgcgcatatgaatgcgtggaaggaatttcaagagttacatttcaagctgaatcaatatcgcacgataagaattcaagaatgtgaattttttcctaaaggttctacagcctcccgaggataagtacagacgtcttcgtaccgatccgcgagactttactaaacctgctcatgactcgtgagacctatgtaacctagactctaataccaacttgtcacgacccaaaaactgacccggtcatgatggcgcctatcgtgaaactaagCCAGCTGACACAATTCCCGAATcaaccattattcaataaaagttattttttataccatttattaattaataatctcatgatgtaagtctaaatgaatagtgcagaataaatacacaagcttGAAATCAggttgtcactagtcatgagcatctactacaattgtctaacaacatcaaaaccaataTGGTCAGGAAAATTACAAGAATACATTAAggaagaataaggagggagaaaagcagggttgcgaccgccaggcagctaccttgctaactccgatgaatcTGTCACCGAGcttagaaatacctgaatctgcacacaaggtgaaaGGAGTAATATgaatacgccaactcagtaagtaataaaagtaaatgaagattaagcagtaagaaatcacgtaaaccaTGTCATAGCACCACAGTAGTTACAGTATGTTCCCAAGAGAGGATACCATTCAAATCATTTCGctaaatttccaacttcagtaaaatcctttagaaaatatctttctaaccttttcaataggggtttaatgaaatatatagTGAAAGttatgaaaatcataatcggcccctcgggcaaaacatagttcgtatacagcccctcggcaaACAAAAATTCATAGCCatttcataacataaaaatcttagAGAaagtaacaaagccaaatcagtgactaAGTTCCGAACGCctcgtaaaaacttcagtttaaatgaaagttgtttaaagtatttgtttaacattttcaatagaggctcggtctaaagatgaATGAAAGCAGTAATttaatcaacatattcaatagaaactcactttaaggaggactgaaaatagtaagttcataaacaggcccctcagACAAGCCTCTCAGTCATTCATGACTCAACTTTTATCGATCAGCTCCCACTCAGCAcccacgctcaataggtaccatataataaCCACTGCGGCacgcatcccgatccatatatcgctgcggcgtgcagtccgatccatatatatagtcggtTGCGTTCActggggtgtgcaaactccggaggggctcctacagcccaaacgctatatcgctgcagcgtgcatcccaatccatatatcgctgcggcatgcagcccgatccatatacatataaatatatatattgctacggtgtgcagcccgatccataaatatataatcctcacaactaaggcctcggcctctctcagtcattaacctcacaatcagaccctccgtctatctcagtcatcaacctcacaatcaggccttcgacctctctcagccatcaacctcacaagccactcggactaacagtaaaacagggcattaaGCTCATAATATCATTTATAGCgtcaaaattgagtaaataatGCTGACTTAGGAAATCACtaaaatacagcatgactgagtacaattattaagttaaaacagtgaggaaaagtACAAAAAGCCACATAAAGTCCAAAAACAGTTAGCACagggcccaaatatggcattccgcccaaaacataataattattttcaaaacacaatgatatcaaatagttttcaatcaaatacgcaacttaacagtcgtatgggacggaccaagtcacaatacccaacGGTGCAcggccccacgctcgtcatctagcgtgtgcgtcacctcaaagtagcacaacaatgtgaaatccggggattcatactctcaggacaacatttacaattattacttacctctatccggtccaaacgctagcccgcgatgcctttgcccctcgaatggcctccagatgctccaaatctaaccaaaatcagattcataccatcaaataTGCTAATGGAACAAAGCCCaatcgaaaataaccaatttacatcaaaaatcccgaaattgaccaaacccgacccccgagcccctctcgtcggaatccgataaaaatcacatcaatagaatccttatcctaaCACGAGTTTATatataccaaaatcatcaaagtCCGACATCAgttgcccattcaaatccccaaaagaattctcaaattttccttccattttcccccaattttcactctaatttctcaaattaaatgatgaaattcaagactaaatcatggaattagaccaaatatgagtgaataatacttaccccaattgctccactgaaaatctcctccaatttcaccttctcccgagctctccaatgATTTTTGTGATATaggacttaaaccctcgattctAAAATATAAACTGACTACCCAGGTATTTTTTCATCGCGAACGCAGCAgcactctcgcgttcgcgatgcaccaAGCTTCACTGACCAAAATTCCCTTCTTCGCGAGCGCGAAGACCAAACAGCCGACCATACGCGAACGTGGAACGCTCCTCGCGGACGCGTAGCTTTAACTCaggaaccttcgcgaacgcgggaatttcatcgcgaacgcgaagaataaacCAGATGCCCCTCTCAACAACCCTTAGCAAACGcgaggtcctctcgcgaacgtgaagaacaaagcTCTGCAACAGAACAGaagaaaaatctgcaactctCAAAAACCAAGAAATGGTCTATTAATcacccgaaacttacccgaggccctcgggacctcaaccaaacatgccaacatatcccataacatcattcaaacttgtttcaaccttcgggacactcaaaacaacatcaaaacataaaatcatcatcggattcaagcctatgaattccaaaaactcccaaattccgaattcgatcaaaaggtctatcaaacctcgtcagaatgacctgaacttttgcacacacatcacaaatgacacattttctctactccaattttcggaattccattccgtatatcaaaattttcactaccaaccagaaaatgccaaattttcaatttcgccattTCCAGCCTAAActttccacggacctccaaaatacattctgatcatgctcctaagccccaaatcatctaacggagctaaccaaatcataaaaatttcaatccgggatcatatactaacaagtcaaaacttggtcaaacctttcaaattttaagcttcaaactgagaactgttcttccaatttcattccgattaccctgaaaaccaaaccgacgatttacataaatCATAATATATTACACGAGGCCAGTCATGttcgagaactggcgagcgaaatgaaattactcaaaacgactggttgggtcgttacactacCAGCTGTTGCTTCATTTACGTGAGGAAGGACAAATTAGAGTTAGCACTTCAAGACTCAAATGGACATGCATATGTTCTCAAAAACTAGGGAGTATTATTTATTATAGCCCACTAATTAGTATCATAAACGGATCTAACAATTTAACTTAATGAGTTTTAACATTTAAGGTTCTTAGAATGAATTAATTTTACTTAAATTGTGAGTCCATATGTAATATTTGCTGAATgctttttggttttttttttatcaaaatctatACTTTGCGTCGAAAATATTGGGTTGAGATGAACTTAATACCAAAATACTAGAACTGCCCCTGCCCACTATCCGTATATCATTctttttttaatccaaacgacatGATCCTAGAAGAAATAATGCAGAAATAGAGTATTAAATACTAATGTTTGGTACCTGTGTCTTTTAAGTATGACGTTGTTAGGGAAATTAACAGAAGCAAATTAAACCATGGATTACCTAGCCATTGTTGGAGGATTAGTACTTGCCTGGACTTTGGTCCGAGTCCTCTGTTTGGTAAAAGACATTAGAGACAGAGGACGTAATAACAAGAAACTTCCACCAGGTCCAATCCCTTTACCCTTCATAGGAAATCTCCATAACTTAATTGGTGCACAACCCCACAAGTCTCTTGCAAGTCTTTGCCAAAAATATGGTCCAATATTTAGTCTGAGACTGGGGAAGACAACTACAGTGGTAATATCTTCAGCAGCTGGGGCTAAAGAAGTTCTCCAAAAGCAAGATTTAGCATTTTCAAGATCAGTCCCAGATTCAATGCATGCCCACAACCATCACCAATCTTCTGTCATTTGGCTACCGATGGATAATCGATGGAGATGCCTCAGGAAAATCTTGAATACATACATCTTCGCAGGTAAAGGAGACAATAAGCAAGTTGGGTCAAACTTGAGCGGGTTTAAATAAGTCAACTCAATAAAAGAGTCTTGATGCTCAAAGTTTGTTCGAATTAAAATTGGTTGGGTGAAAATGATTCAAATAACAGGCCATAATTTAATTCGCCCAACATAAGCAGACCTccattcctttttatttttctttttgaaccaAAAAATTTGTGAAAAGTAATACTCGCTCCTTttaaatttatgtgaactcatttgacttggcacgaagtttaagaaaagagagaatatttttaattttgtagtGTAAAAtaaagcacatatattttgtgggATCATAAATTAttgtataaatataaattatttccaaatagggaaatgagtcattctttttggcacgaactaaaaagaaaatatgttcatataaattgaaagaTAGTATAATTTTGCTAACTTATTCGtttaagttcttcaaaatttaCATAGTATTCAATATCAAATTTTGATTTTGTAATGTTTGGGTCACATTTTGACCAGTCGGTTGCAGTATTTTGATTACCCAATAATTTGATGGATCATATCAAGTATAACCTATTGGGTCAAGTCCACAAAAGGGTCATACCTAAACCCGTTTAAAATTGGATAGGTTTAGTGGATTACTGAAAATTGGGTTAGTTATGCCACCTTTATACTCAGGAAACAGGCTTGACGCAAACCAGCATCTGAGGTCTAGGAAGATCAAAGAGCTTATTTCTTATTGCCATCAGCAAAGCCAAACAAGGGAGGGAGTGGATATTGGCCAAGCTACTTTCTACACATCATTGAGTTTACTTTCCAATACCATTTTCTCCAGGGATTTTGCAGACCCCTGTGCGAATTCAGGTGACTCCTTATAGTATAGTCATATATTTGTAATATAGAACTTCTCGTACTTTTATTTTTAGGCATAATACATAAACAGGCCCTTAAACTTGGCCTTAACTGGCAAATATGCCCTCAAATTTTGATTGTGCACAAGTAGGCACCTCAACTTGTATGAAGTTGAACATGTAAACACAAGTACTCGCATGACTATATGTTCATTTTATAAGTTGGAATATTCAACTAACAAAGTAGAGACAAGTTGAGGTGCCTACTTGTGCACACCCAAAATTGGAGGGCATACTTGCCAGCTGAGGCCAAGTTCAATGGCTTGTTTACGTATTATgccttcatttttattttatataacattggtTTGAGCTGAGTGTAAATAAACCGACATGGTCAATGATGATTAATTCGTATATCCTACCCCAACATACTTGGATTGAGACATAAAAACTATTATCTATTGATGTTATTATATATGAATTCAGGTAAAGAATTCAGGGAATTGGTCTGCAAATTTATGGAGGAGTTTGGTAAGGCCAACATAGTGGATTTCATTCCTATGCTAGAAAAGATTGATCCTCAAGGTATTAGGCGACGCATTACTGTTCACGCTGGGAAGTTGCTTAAGCTTTTTGAGGGGTTGATCGATGAACGTGTGGAGCAGAGGAAGTTGCAAACCAATACTAGTAGAAACGACGTTCTTGATGTCCTGCTCAATGTTAGCCAAGAAGATCCTGAGGCAATTGGAAAAAATGACATTGAACATATGTTCCTGGTATGTTTTATACTGcttctttcttttcattcttttaatATATAGTTTACCAAATGCTACTCTGTTTGGCTTCACTAGGTTTCATTTGATCTTTCTTTGGCGTACATATGTGTTTTACTTCTAATATTCTAGTTGCATTATTAAATTTGtcctatatattttttggaaacgCAAGAAAAAATTAAACACAGAGGTACACCGTGGCAAATCAATCATGGGTCTCGGGTTTGTTACTATTACATTTATGTTTCTTACTAGGTTTATTACCATTATATCTATGTTTCCTACTTGGTTTATTACTATCACATCTATGTTTCCTACTTGGTTTGTTCTCGTTAAATCTATGTTTTCTACTTGGTTCATTACTGTTACACATTTGTCTTCTACCCAGATTGTTGTTGTTACACTTGTATATGCTACCTTGTTTGTTACTGTCACATAAATATCTTTGCCTTGTTAGTTATGATTACCTTGTTAGGGTTGTTGGTTTGTTTGTTTCTGTTTTCGTATTGATTGATATAGttagattgggttgcacgctctAATAGTATTATATTTGGATTGATAGAATAAATATTCGCGGTCGAATCATATGTGCAAAAAAACAAATGTAGCTAGAGTTATATATACATTATAGATAGATCACAAACTATTTACAGCTTATTGTACATTATTTGCTTCCTTAGAATAGGCTAATTTATATCTTTCAAAGGAAAGAGCACCATCGCTTTGCATTAACAAGGATATATATCACAGAGCAACAAATTTCCTAGTTTCTCAATTGCAGCATTTGTAATACAGGACCTTTTCGTTGCGGGGACTGAAAC
This window encodes:
- the LOC107808965 gene encoding geraniol 8-hydroxylase-like; its protein translation is MDYLAIVGGLVLAWTLVRVLCLVKDIRDRGRNNKKLPPGPIPLPFIGNLHNLIGAQPHKSLASLCQKYGPIFSLRLGKTTTVVISSAAGAKEVLQKQDLAFSRSVPDSMHAHNHHQSSVIWLPMDNRWRCLRKILNTYIFAGNRLDANQHLRSRKIKELISYCHQQSQTREGVDIGQATFYTSLSLLSNTIFSRDFADPCANSGKEFRELVCKFMEEFGKANIVDFIPMLEKIDPQGIRRRITVHAGKLLKLFEGLIDERVEQRKLQTNTSRNDVLDVLLNVSQEDPEAIGKNDIEHMFLDLFVAGTETTSNTVEWAMAEVMKNPDIMKKAQKELAEVIGKGKVIEEQDISLLPYLQCIVKETMRLHPPGPLFLRQAQKDVEVCGYFVPKGSLVLIHVWLMGRDPTIWDDPLVFKPERFWGSEFEVRGQDFELIPFGGGRRICPGLPLAMRTVPVILGSLLNSFEWKVEGEIAPKDLDMEEKFGLTLAKSLPLRAVPIPL